Within the Opitutaceae bacterium TAV5 genome, the region TCACCAGAAAGCGACCTTGGATAAGCATGAGATGGCGGTTGACACGCTCCATCGCGAAATCCGGCACATCGTAGGCATCGGCGAAGACCGCCGTGGCGGCGGCCACACGCGGAGTGAGCCAGGTGTCGCGAAGGTGGATCTTGTTGTATTTCGGATACCGCTCGATCGGGAAGGTGCCCCACGCCGTGCCGCCGCGCGCCTGGCCGACGCCGTCGATGAGGAGGGAGTTGTGATCGGCGGTTTCTTTCTTCCCGGTGTAGCCGGTGTCGTTGGCGAGAAAGACTCCCTTGGCAAAAAGGATGAAGGAGCCGGCATCGGGATGCGCGTGGCCGAGGGATGGTTTCCACTCGGGGTGGCCGGGAAGCAGTTCTCCCACCCGATGACCGGCAGGAGGACCGGATTTGAACGCGATGGCAGTGGCATCGGGATCGAACCAGTCGTTGCGCCAGTGGATGATATCCATGTCGGGAAAATAATGATACGGCGGGCGCGTGGCATAACCCTGCTCGGCGTCGTCCGGGAAGGGTTTTTCCTGCCAGAGCAGGCTGAAGGCGGAGTCAATGGGGATGTTGATGTCGGCGCGCGCCTTTTTCTGGCGGGCGATAAAGGCGGCAAGCAACGGGTCTTGTGTGCTCTGCAAGATCGCCATGGCGGGGAAATGTTTCACGCCGCTGGTGAGGGTGTGCCACGGGAGTTCGTAGCCTTTCTGGGCAGTGACGCCGTCGCCGTTGACGCGGGGCCCCCAGTCGCCGAAATCAAAAACGAAGCGTGGATGGGGAAGAAACATGTGGGCCAGGAACAACCCCGCGTCGCGAAAGGGCGGCTCGGCAAAAAGATCGCGTCCGGTGGAACCCTTCAGGGCAAGGGCATAGGCGGCGGGGAACTGCATGGTGTAGCTCCAGTAGGAAGGCCCCTCGAAAAACCAGCCGTCGTGAGCGATGGCGGCGAGGCAGCGATGGGTGAGATTCGTTGAAAAAATTCCCCATTCGCGCGCGGCCGGATGTTCATCCACGATGGCAAGCGAGGCGATGGCGAGGCCGCAAACGGGGATGATGAGATGGTTTTGTTCGTAGGCGAAGCTCTTGCGCCAGACGAGGTCCGCGTGAAGTTGCGCGGCCTGGGCGATAAGGGTTTTGCGAAGGAGCGCCTCGAAGCCGGGATCGAAGGCGCCGTGCAGGGTGTCGTAGGCGAAGGAGAGTCCGAAGAGGATGTGTCCGGCGGTGAGTCCCTGGCCGCCGCCGAGGTTTTTGGTGACGATGATCTGGTAGCCTTCGAGCGCGGGTTGCCAGTCTTGCAGCAGGTGTTTGCGGAGGGCCTCGTCACCGGTGACGCGCCAGGCAGCGGCAACGTGGCAGAGGTCAAAAATAATCTGTTGTTGGCGCGGCAGGGAGGCGGTATCCAGGAGCACGCGACCGAAAGGCGGTTTGGGCAGGAAGCGGGCAAAGAATTTCGGGTCGTCGCGATGCTGTTTTCGGGCGGCTTCGATTTCGGCCGCGTCCGTGAAGAGGCGCGGATGAACGCCGACTTTTGAGGGTGCCAGGGCGAAATCGCCGATGTGGAGAGCGGCGAGATTTTCCTTGGCGGAAGGAGCCCCGGAAACGGGAAGCGCGGCCAGAAAAGCTCCTGCTGTCATGATCAATGGATACAATGAGATGGAGGACATGATGAATCGAAAAATCGAGGCGGAGGGGGGGACGTGACGGAATTACTCCACCTTCACGGGGGCGACGTGCCAGTCGAAGTAGAGATGCATGCGGACGTTGCCGAGCGGTGGTTCGGGCAGGTAGTTAGAGCCACTCCGAATCTTTCTGTCGACGTCCCGGATGGCCCATTCTTTGCTCGGACTGTATTCGGCAAGCTTCACGAACGAAATCGGGTAAGGTGGTTTGTTTTCTTCGCTGCCGTTGCCAAAGGGATTTGCGAGCAGATTCCCTTTGGCCGAAGAACCGATTTGTGTGCAAACCATGTAAACAAATGTGTCGATGCCCATGCCTTCCGACACGCGTTGGCGCTCGTAGGCCCGATTCTTAAGAGCAGGAGACACGTAGGTCGTGGCGGTCGGCTCGGGATCACTCAAATAAGGCCAGAGAAAATAGCCGAGATATCGTCTGTTATTAGTGGAGTAACCCGGCATCTGGCCGATATTGAGATTTCCGGGAAGGCGACCTTGGCGGTCGTCGTTGACATAGGCGGCGATGGCAAGCCCGACGGAGCGAAGACTGGCGATCGTGGAGGTGCGCTCCGCCATGGAGCGCGCCTTGCCCAGCGTCACCAGAAGGATGGCACTGAGGACGCCAATGATGGCAACAACGGTCAGCAGTTCGATCAACGTGAAAGCGCGAACGGAGCGTAAGGTGGGGCGGTTCATAACGCGAGGGGCGGGGGGAGGATTTGAATTGCTTAACGGGTGGAACGACGGCGGCAAACGCAACAAGCGGCAAGCGCAGCCACGATAGCGAGAACGGAGGCGACGGAGGCAGGTTCGGGAATGACGGAGTTCAACACGACGCTGACCGAACCGTTGTCATAGGAAAACATGCCCGTCCAGCCAGCGTTGGCAATCGTCCATCCGTCGACTCCGGGATCGGAGGCAAGGCCGGTGATGATGCCGGAATAAACAACTCCGGCTTGGGCCCCTTCGCTGATGTTGTCGAAGAAGATGGACTGGTCGCTGGCAAAGCTCCAGATGCCGCCGGTGCGAGCGATAGAGGAGTGAGCGCCGCCAGCGCCCAAGGCCAGCCGGATCGTGGAGCCGCTCTGGAAGGTAACGTCGTTGGCGATGGTGAGGACGCTGTTAAGCGTCTCTCCGTCCCCGCCAATCAGGGTTCCGCCGGAATCGACGATGATCGCGTTGCCCGCCGCAAGGGCGACGATTCCGGTGCCGCCAAACGTGCCGCTGTTTTTCACCGCAACTTCGCCGGTGCCGACTCCGCTGCCGCTGGCGTTGGCAACGAGGAGCGCCCCCTCCTCGACGGTTGTGCCGCCGCTGTAGGTGTTGGCGTTGGAGAGGATTTGGGTGCCTGTGCCTGTTTTCTCTATGGTGAGTGAGTTCGTCGCGCCGCCGTTTTCGATTTTTCCGTTGTAGTTTTTGGTGCCGCTTCCGAGAGCAATTTTGAGCGTGCTCGACTTGTTTGCACTAGCGGAGGCCACTCGAATGACTCCGGTTCCTGATCCCGTGATGCCGCCAACGGTGAGCGCGGTGGCGGTGCCATCGGGTCCCGCATGCAGCCCAACGGTGCCTGCGTTATCCAAGCCGCCCGCCAGCGTGGCATTGAGGACGTATAAAGGAAGCGTAGCACTGCTTGAAGTCACGCTCGTTACGCCAGAGACGTACAGGGAGGTGAGTGGATTGGGACTGGAACCAAAGGCGATGGAACCGCCGTTGAGTGTGACGGAACTGGTGGTGACGTTGAAGACGGTGGTCGCGAGAGCATTGTCATTCCGGATAACCAGCGTGCCCGAACCCGATTTGATCAAACCGCCAGCGCCGATTGTCAGTTGCGACTGCCCGCCAGTGCCCCGAAGCGTCCATGCGGAGCCGATGTCCATGCTGTAAACGGACTTTTCACCATTGACGAGTGCGGCACCCGTTTTAAGCGGCGTCCCGATGGTGTCGCCTTCGCCGGGCGTGCCGTTCGGTGACCAATTGGCGGCGGTGTCCCAACTGGAGGAGGTGGCGGCATTATCCCATTGGTAGGTGGTGGCCGCGAGGTTGAGCGTTGAAGCGGCAAGGAGCAGAGGCAGGAGGAGTTTGTGCTTTTTCATATTGGGTGGTGGTTGCAGGTTGGAGTGTATTGGGGAAATAATTACCTTAATTGATATGGTGGTATGTGTGGGGAGGGAGAGAATGATCAGGTGGAGCGGTCGTAGGCGGTGAGGGCCACCATCGACTCAACCGGTTGCCCCGCAAGATAGCGGTTCACGTTGGCGAGAGCGTAGTCACCGCACAATGGATACATATCATCGGTCGGTCCGCCGATATGAGGGGAGACCAGCGCCTCGGGCAGGCTGACAAAGGGTGAGCCCGGGGAAACGGGCTCGCTGACAAATACGTCGCTGGCGACGCGCAGGCGTTTTTCACGGGCGATTCGCAAGAGAGCTGGCTCGTCAACCAGGCGCCCACGGCCCACGTTGACGAACACCGCGCCATCCGGCAGCAAGGCCAGGACATCCGGGCCAATCACACCTTGGGTCGCGGGAGTGAGCGCCTCGCAAGTCACAAATACATCGGCTCCGGCGCAAAGCTCCTCCAGCGAGGAAACCGGATGCGCTCCGTGTTCCTCCATGAAGGAGACCGGAACACCGGCTGAGTAAGCGTAAATGGATACGCCGAACGGACGCAGCAAGCCGATGAGCTTTCGTGCGATGGCTCCGAAACCATGGATGGCGACTCGCTTGCCATGCAGGCAGCGGGTGGCCAGTCGTTCCCGGCGGCGGTCATCAGGCCAGCCCAGGACGTCACGCCACGAAGGCAGATTGCGCAAACCGGCGAGAACGAGGAGCAACGCATGTTCCGCCACAATCGGGGCGACGAGCGAACCCCAGTTGCTGACGAGCAGCCCCCCTTCTATCTGTGCACGTGTCACCAGATGGCGCACCGAACCGGCGACATGACACACATACTCCACCGGCCCTCCCCCGGAACAGGCGAGCTCCCCGACGATGGCAGGCGTGCGCCATGCACTGACAATCACACGCGGACGGATACGCAGCACCCGCTCCCGCCAGGCATCGGGTCCCGCCAGCATCTCGACATCGCAATAATCCGCCCGTCCGTGGGCCGCGAGGTCCGCGGTTCCATTGGGGAAAAAGCATGCCCATTCGCTGTGATCCAGGGCGAAGAGAATACGCGAGGTTTCGGCGTGGGCTGAAGACCGCGGGGAGCAATACTCTTCGACAAGGGGGATTGCGGGCATGGCGGCATCTTGCGACCAGCCACCCGCGGGCAACAACCGCCGCGTTACTTGATAAATTAAGTGACCCGGGAACGAGGCACACTCCTGCGCAGGGTGGAGCCCGGATGCCACGAACCACGAATGAGGAGGCGCTGCGGGTGTTCGGGCACACCGCGCTCATTGCGCTGGATCATCGCGACCAGAAGATCCACGGCGGCCGCGCCGATGCGCCGGTTGTCCTCCAGCACTCCGCTGAGGCCGCTATCGGTTGAAGGGAGCATCGGGCAGGCAACGCCGAGGCGGCGGGGCACAGCGAGCGCCCATTGCTCAATACAGCGATTGAACTGCACGTCGCAGGTGAGAACCGCCTCCAGCCGATTGTCCAGTATCCAGTCGCGCAGAGCTTCCTCGGTCCACCAGCATTCACCCAAATAAGGCGGAATGTCGGGATGTCCGAGGAGGGTCCGGGCCGCGAGGTAACCCGCGAGAAAGTTATGATTGGTGCGTTGATCGTGACTGCGAATGGTTGCGAATCCGATCCGCCGGTATCCCAGGGCATGGAGTTTTTCCATCGTATCCAGAGTCGCCTGATAATGGGCGGGGGCGACCGAGTGCAGGTCCGGCTTCTTGAGACTGTATCCAAAAGTCACGGCAGAAAAATTCTCCCAGAGCAGTTCCGAAATGCTGGTATCGGGATTGGGCTGCGGGCAGAGCAGCAAGCCCTGGATGCCACGGGCCAGAGCGACATTGCTAACCCGCTTCCACGACCCCTCGGTCTCCGTCAGATCGAGGATAATCAGATGGTAGCCATGCCGGGCTGCCTGCTGGCGGGCTCCCTCTACGTATTCCACAAAATGCGGGATTTCCCGCCAATCGAAGTCGGCGGTGGTCGATGCCAGCCAAGCCAGATTGCCATGAAACCCCACAGGGTTGGTGCGCAAGCGATAGCGGGAAAGAGCGCCCAGCATCGGATCGGGCGCGTAGCCGAGTCTGGCGGCCAACTTTTGGACACGGACGCAGGTGCGGGACGGGATGCTGGGATCGTTGCGCAGGGCGAGGGAAACCGCCGCAATGGTCAGCCCGGCCGCCCGGGCAATATCCTTCTGGGTAATCCGGCGGGGAGTGCTCATGCCGAAAAGCCTACAATTCGTACTCAACGCAGGAGGCAACCGGAATCCCGCAGTGACAGGAATTTCACGGCGCCCCGGAAAGTGATTCCGAAGCAGCGACAGCATCCTCCTCGCCAGTGAACAGCACCGAGTTCAGCGCCACCGTCTGTTTGTAGGCCGGCAGGCCAAACTCCCGGTTGATCAGCAAACGATGCGTCAGGTTGACCGCAGCCTGGCCGATCACCTCATAGCGGGCGGTAAAATGCGCGACGCCGCGAGTCTCCGTCGATGAAAGCAGGACCTGCGGCAACCCATCCACTGCTGCCGTCATCCGGCGCAAAGGCTCGCTCAACTTCCGGGATAAAATCACCCCGTCGGGCCGGTTCGCCCGAAACCACCGCCCGAATGCCTCCGGCCGCTTGGGATCGATTTCGTAAAACGGCTCCCGCGGCCGTGGGCTTGCTCCGTGATAATGCAGCAATGCCGCCTCCAGCATGGGCCGTCTGAAAAGATGGGCGACCTCCGGATCCTGAATGAAACAGGGACCCCGGCAGCCCTGCGACTTCAGCCAATCCAGAGCAGTCTTGATGTCGGTCGCATAATCCCGCCCGACCGAATGCAGTGTCGGCGTATCCACCGCATGGCCGATCGACACCCACGCAAACCCCTCCCACGGGAAAGCCAGCCCGGTTCGTCCCGAACGAAAGGGTCCCAGTAATACTCCGCGAATACCACGCGCCCGCCAGATGGAAGCCAGCCTCGCCAACTCCCGCGATGTCCCCTGCTTGAAATGAAAATACTCCACGGCATAACCCAGCCGCGCTCCGTAATTCTCTACCGACCGGAAAAAGGATGACAGCCAAGGCATCGTCTCTCGCGGACAATCTCCGCACCAGGCGAGCGTCTCCCGATAAAAACTCCGCTGGCGGATTTTTGACATGCCCGCCGAAACCACCGGATCGAGCTGATACCCCGCCTGCTTCAACGCCGCTTGTACCCGTTCTGTCGTTGCACGACACACCCGTGGATCCTGATGCAAGGCACGGGAAACCGTCGAAGCGGAAAGCCCCAGCCGGGCGGCGATCTGACGAAGAGGAGGAGGCACGAATGCAACCGTTGTATTACCCTCCCCATCGCACAAGCGCGGAACGCCGGCAAGATGCGTTCCTCGTTGTTTTCCCAATCAGCCATGAACACCCGCTCCCTTGTTTCCACCGAATACAAAAAGCTCTGGTCGGCCCCCGGGCTCCAGGCCCGCATCGGCGATGGCATCCGGCGCCACCGCCAGAGCGACGCCGTCATCCGCACAACCGACTTCACGGGCAAACCCATGCCCGGCGTCAAGGTCCGCGTCCGCCAGCACGACTCGCCCTTTCACTTCGGGGCCAACCTTTTCAAGCTCGGGGATTACCCGCTGGATGAACTCAACCGCAAATACGAGGAGGCCTTCTGCGCCCTCTTCAACGGCGCGACGGTTCCTTTCTACTGGCGCACGCTCGAACCCGAACAAGGCCGTCCGCGCTTTGGCACGCACAGCGTGCCCCTTGCCCGCCGGCCGCCACCCGACAAAGCCGTGAAATTCTGCGAAGAACGCGGCCTGCGCATGCACGGCCACACCCTCGTCTGGAACCTTCGCAAATGGGGCATCCCCGACTGGCTGCCCGAGGATCCTGCCGAGGCCGCTCCGTTCTGGGAAAAACGCATCGCGGAAATCGCCGCCCGCTACGGCAACCGCATCAAGCGCTGGGATGTCGTCAACGAAGTCGTCGCTCACTACGAACGGCGACCCGTCGGCCTGCCCATGCAGCCGGACTATGCGGCGCGTTCTTTTGAATGGGCGGAAAAATACCTGCCCGCCGAGGCCCGCCTCGACATCAACGAGACGACCGGGGTCTGGGGCGTGCGGGCAGGGAATGCCTACACCGATGAATACGTCGCCCTGATCGAACGCCTCCTCGCCACCGGCCGTCGCGTCGGAGGGATAGGCCTGCAATTTCACCTCTTTAACGACAGCGACCTCGCCAGGGTTCTCGCTGGCGAGACCTACACACCGGAGTCGTTGCTCTCCGTCCTCGACCGCCACGCCCGCTTCGGACGGCCCATTCACGTCAGCGAGATCACGCTCACCGCCCCCGGCAACTCTCCCGAAGGACTCGCCGCCCAGGCCGAGGTCGTCCGCAATTTCTACCGCCTCTGGTTCAGCCACCCGTTCGTCGAGGGCATCACCTGGTGGAATCTGCCCGATGGCGGCGCGGCTCCCGGTGAGAACAAGGTTTATTCGGGACTGCTTTTCGACGACATGCGCCCCAAGCCCGCCTGGCACGTCCTGCAGGATCTTGTCCGCCGGGAATGGCGCACGCAGACGGAAGGCGTGACCGATTCCGACGGTTGCTTCCGCTTCCGCGGCTTCCACGGCTCCTATGTCATCAATACGGAATCCGGCAACGTTGACTCCGGTATCCAGTCTTCAATCACCCTCGAACCGGAGAAGACCGCAGAACAACTCATCCGCCTGTGACACCGCGTATGACCTGCACTGACAAGAACGGATAAAATCCAGCCATGAACCCCCATTCCCTTGTTTCCACCGAATACGAAAAGCTCTGGTCGGCCCCCGGGCTCCAGGCCCGCATCGACGATGGCATCCGGCGCCACCGCCAGAGCGACGCCATCATCCGCACAACCGACTTCACGGGCAAACCCATGCCCGGCGTCACGGTCCGCGTCCGCCAGCACGACTCGCCCTTTCACTTCGGAGCCAACCTTTTCAAGCTCGGGGATTACCCGCTGGATGAACTCAACCGCAAATACGAGGAGGCCTTCTGCGCACTCTTCAACGGCGCGACGGTTCCCTTCTACTGGCGTACGCTCGAACCCGAACAAGGCCGTCCGCGCTTTGGCCTGCACAGCGTGCCCATTGCCCGCCGGCCGCCACCCGACAAAGCCGTGAAATTCTGCGAGGAGCGCGGCCTGCGCATGCACGGCCACACGCTTGTCTGGTGTTTGCGCAAATGGTCCGTCCCCGACTGGCTGCCCGAGGATCCTGCCGAGGCCGCTCCGTTCTGGGAAAAACGCATCTCGGAAATCGCCGCCCGCTACGGCGACCGCATCAAGCGCTGGGATGTGCTCAACGAGCCGGTGGCGTTCTATGACCGGACGCCGCGCGGGATTCGCATGACGGACGATTACGAGGGAAAAGCCTTCGCCTGGGCCGAAAAG harbors:
- a CDS encoding Heparinase II/III family protein, whose amino-acid sequence is MSSISLYPLIMTAGAFLAALPVSGAPSAKENLAALHIGDFALAPSKVGVHPRLFTDAAEIEAARKQHRDDPKFFARFLPKPPFGRVLLDTASLPRQQQIIFDLCHVAAAWRVTGDEALRKHLLQDWQPALEGYQIIVTKNLGGGQGLTAGHILFGLSFAYDTLHGAFDPGFEALLRKTLIAQAAQLHADLVWRKSFAYEQNHLIIPVCGLAIASLAIVDEHPAAREWGIFSTNLTHRCLAAIAHDGWFFEGPSYWSYTMQFPAAYALALKGSTGRDLFAEPPFRDAGLFLAHMFLPHPRFVFDFGDWGPRVNGDGVTAQKGYELPWHTLTSGVKHFPAMAILQSTQDPLLAAFIARQKKARADINIPIDSAFSLLWQEKPFPDDAEQGYATRPPYHYFPDMDIIHWRNDWFDPDATAIAFKSGPPAGHRVGELLPGHPEWKPSLGHAHPDAGSFILFAKGVFLANDTGYTGKKETADHNSLLIDGVGQARGGTAWGTFPIERYPKYNKIHLRDTWLTPRVAAATAVFADAYDVPDFAMERVNRHLMLIQGRFLVILDDLRSAKPHTYQFRLHGDREPVALDEHRVLFRNGPAQLVLHSLGTVARRSIAPTIVETELYPQKPSRPQRRGFHVALDSPKVENHFFVTAACIQAGDESPDAFTAVLEAPGRLRLSDGKQTCMVWLGDSAGLEGSFAYALLDSDGAPSTVGLNGKTLSTDFLSLQLETPGAAEFIRSPSGSWQPASKEQTAGVVRNQK
- a CDS encoding N-terminal cleavage protein, producing MNRPTLRSVRAFTLIELLTVVAIIGVLSAILLVTLGKARSMAERTSTIASLRSVGLAIAAYVNDDRQGRLPGNLNIGQMPGYSTNNRRYLGYFLWPYLSDPEPTATTYVSPALKNRAYERQRVSEGMGIDTFVYMVCTQIGSSAKGNLLANPFGNGSEENKPPYPISFVKLAEYSPSKEWAIRDVDRKIRSGSNYLPEPPLGNVRMHLYFDWHVAPVKVE
- a CDS encoding autotransporter, with amino-acid sequence MKKHKLLLPLLLAASTLNLAATTYQWDNAATSSSWDTAANWSPNGTPGEGDTIGTPLKTGAALVNGEKSVYSMDIGSAWTLRGTGGQSQLTIGAGGLIKSGSGTLVIRNDNALATTVFNVTTSSVTLNGGSIAFGSSPNPLTSLYVSGVTSVTSSSATLPLYVLNATLAGGLDNAGTVGLHAGPDGTATALTVGGITGSGTGVIRVASASANKSSTLKIALGSGTKNYNGKIENGGATNSLTIEKTGTGTQILSNANTYSGGTTVEEGALLVANASGSGVGTGEVAVKNSGTFGGTGIVALAAGNAIIVDSGGTLIGGDGETLNSVLTIANDVTFQSGSTIRLALGAGGAHSSIARTGGIWSFASDQSIFFDNISEGAQAGVVYSGIITGLASDPGVDGWTIANAGWTGMFSYDNGSVSVVLNSVIPEPASVASVLAIVAALAACCVCRRRSTR
- a CDS encoding phosphoglycerate dehydrogenase produces the protein MPAIPLVEEYCSPRSSAHAETSRILFALDHSEWACFFPNGTADLAAHGRADYCDVEMLAGPDAWRERVLRIRPRVIVSAWRTPAIVGELACSGGGPVEYVCHVAGSVRHLVTRAQIEGGLLVSNWGSLVAPIVAEHALLLVLAGLRNLPSWRDVLGWPDDRRRERLATRCLHGKRVAIHGFGAIARKLIGLLRPFGVSIYAYSAGVPVSFMEEHGAHPVSSLEELCAGADVFVTCEALTPATQGVIGPDVLALLPDGAVFVNVGRGRLVDEPALLRIAREKRLRVASDVFVSEPVSPGSPFVSLPEALVSPHIGGPTDDMYPLCGDYALANVNRYLAGQPVESMVALTAYDRST
- a CDS encoding LacI family transcriptional regulator — translated: MSTPRRITQKDIARAAGLTIAAVSLALRNDPSIPSRTCVRVQKLAARLGYAPDPMLGALSRYRLRTNPVGFHGNLAWLASTTADFDWREIPHFVEYVEGARQQAARHGYHLIILDLTETEGSWKRVSNVALARGIQGLLLCPQPNPDTSISELLWENFSAVTFGYSLKKPDLHSVAPAHYQATLDTMEKLHALGYRRIGFATIRSHDQRTNHNFLAGYLAARTLLGHPDIPPYLGECWWTEEALRDWILDNRLEAVLTCDVQFNRCIEQWALAVPRRLGVACPMLPSTDSGLSGVLEDNRRIGAAAVDLLVAMIQRNERGVPEHPQRLLIRGSWHPGSTLRRSVPRSRVT
- a CDS encoding transcriptional regulator translates to MSKIRQRSFYRETLAWCGDCPRETMPWLSSFFRSVENYGARLGYAVEYFHFKQGTSRELARLASIWRARGIRGVLLGPFRSGRTGLAFPWEGFAWVSIGHAVDTPTLHSVGRDYATDIKTALDWLKSQGCRGPCFIQDPEVAHLFRRPMLEAALLHYHGASPRPREPFYEIDPKRPEAFGRWFRANRPDGVILSRKLSEPLRRMTAAVDGLPQVLLSSTETRGVAHFTARYEVIGQAAVNLTHRLLINREFGLPAYKQTVALNSVLFTGEEDAVAASESLSGAP
- a CDS encoding glycoside hydrolase family 10, whose product is MNTRSLVSTEYKKLWSAPGLQARIGDGIRRHRQSDAVIRTTDFTGKPMPGVKVRVRQHDSPFHFGANLFKLGDYPLDELNRKYEEAFCALFNGATVPFYWRTLEPEQGRPRFGTHSVPLARRPPPDKAVKFCEERGLRMHGHTLVWNLRKWGIPDWLPEDPAEAAPFWEKRIAEIAARYGNRIKRWDVVNEVVAHYERRPVGLPMQPDYAARSFEWAEKYLPAEARLDINETTGVWGVRAGNAYTDEYVALIERLLATGRRVGGIGLQFHLFNDSDLARVLAGETYTPESLLSVLDRHARFGRPIHVSEITLTAPGNSPEGLAAQAEVVRNFYRLWFSHPFVEGITWWNLPDGGAAPGENKVYSGLLFDDMRPKPAWHVLQDLVRREWRTQTEGVTDSDGCFRFRGFHGSYVINTESGNVDSGIQSSITLEPEKTAEQLIRL